The following proteins come from a genomic window of Pseudomonas sp. J452:
- a CDS encoding branched-chain amino acid ABC transporter substrate-binding protein: protein MNKASKQVSKLFAAMALAGMTSYSMAADTIKIALAGPVTGAVAQYGEMQFIGAEMAIEQINKAGGVNGAMLEGVKYDDACDPKQAVAVANKIVNDEVKFVVGHLCSSSTQPASDIYEDEGILMITAASTSPDITARGYQLVFRTIGLDSLQGPTAGNFIADHVKPKTVAVIHDKQQYGEGIATAVKQTLEGKGTKVALFEGINAGDKDFSALIAKLKQAGVDFVYYGGYHPELGLLLRQTKEKGLNVKFMGPEGVGNKEISAIAGPASEGMLVTLPKSFDQDPKNQALVEGFKAKNQDPSGPFVFPAYAAVQVIAEGIKKAGDTDTAKVAAALRANSFETPTGTLGFDEKGDLKDFSFVVYEWHQDGTKTEAPLK, encoded by the coding sequence ATGAATAAGGCTAGCAAGCAAGTATCCAAGCTGTTCGCCGCCATGGCTCTGGCTGGCATGACCAGCTATTCGATGGCCGCTGACACCATCAAAATCGCTCTGGCAGGCCCGGTTACCGGTGCTGTTGCCCAGTACGGCGAGATGCAGTTCATCGGTGCCGAAATGGCCATCGAGCAGATCAACAAGGCCGGCGGGGTGAACGGCGCGATGCTCGAAGGCGTCAAGTACGACGATGCCTGCGACCCGAAACAAGCCGTTGCCGTAGCCAACAAGATCGTCAACGACGAAGTCAAATTCGTGGTTGGCCACCTCTGCTCCAGCTCCACTCAGCCGGCGTCCGACATTTACGAAGACGAAGGCATTCTGATGATTACCGCGGCCTCCACCAGCCCGGACATCACCGCTCGCGGCTACCAGTTGGTGTTCCGCACCATCGGCCTGGACAGCCTGCAAGGCCCGACTGCCGGCAACTTCATTGCCGACCACGTCAAGCCGAAAACCGTTGCCGTAATCCACGACAAGCAGCAGTACGGTGAAGGCATCGCCACCGCGGTCAAGCAGACCCTGGAAGGCAAAGGCACCAAAGTCGCCCTGTTCGAAGGCATCAACGCCGGCGACAAGGACTTCTCCGCGCTGATCGCCAAGCTCAAGCAAGCCGGTGTCGACTTCGTCTACTACGGCGGCTACCACCCGGAACTGGGTCTGCTGCTGCGTCAGACCAAAGAGAAAGGCCTGAACGTCAAGTTCATGGGTCCGGAAGGCGTGGGTAACAAGGAAATCTCCGCCATCGCTGGCCCGGCTTCCGAAGGCATGCTGGTGACCCTGCCGAAGTCGTTCGACCAGGATCCGAAGAACCAGGCGTTGGTAGAAGGCTTCAAGGCCAAGAACCAGGACCCGAGCGGCCCGTTCGTCTTCCCGGCCTACGCCGCCGTGCAAGTAATTGCCGAAGGCATCAAGAAGGCTGGCGACACCGACACCGCCAAGGTTGCTGCCGCACTGCGCGCCAACAGCTTCGAAACCCCCACCGGAACCCTCGGCTTTGACGAGAAAGGCGATCTGAAGGACTTCAGCTTCGTGGTTTACGAGTGGCACCAGGACGGCACCAAAACCGAAGCCCCTCTTAAATAA
- the livH gene encoding high-affinity branched-chain amino acid ABC transporter permease LivH, translated as MPDLYHYLQQLINGLTVGSTYALIAIGYTMVYGIIGMINFAHGEVYMIGSYVAFIVIAGLTFMGLDSLPLLMVAAFAASIIVASAYGYSIERVAYRPLRGSNRLIPLISAIGMSIFLQNEVLLAQDSKDKAIPNLIPGNFVFGESAMHSVTISYMQVVIFIVTFAVMYGLTLFISRSRLGRACRACAEDIKMANLLGINTNNIIALTFVIGASLAAVAAVLLGMQYGVINPNLGFLAGIKAFTAAVLGGIGSIPGAMLGGLVLGVAEAFGADIFGDQYKDVVAFGLLVLVLLFRPTGILGRPEVEKV; from the coding sequence ATGCCTGATCTTTATCACTACCTGCAGCAGCTGATCAACGGCCTCACCGTTGGCAGTACCTATGCCTTGATCGCCATTGGCTACACCATGGTCTACGGCATCATCGGCATGATCAACTTCGCCCACGGCGAGGTGTACATGATTGGCTCGTACGTGGCCTTCATCGTCATCGCCGGCCTTACTTTCATGGGGTTGGACAGCCTGCCCCTACTGATGGTTGCGGCGTTTGCCGCCAGCATCATCGTCGCCAGTGCCTATGGCTACAGTATCGAACGGGTCGCCTACCGCCCCCTGCGCGGCAGCAATCGCCTGATCCCGCTGATCTCCGCCATCGGCATGTCGATCTTCCTGCAGAACGAGGTACTTCTCGCCCAGGACTCCAAGGACAAAGCCATCCCCAACCTGATTCCGGGGAACTTCGTGTTCGGTGAGAGTGCCATGCACAGCGTGACCATCTCTTACATGCAGGTGGTGATCTTCATCGTCACCTTTGCCGTGATGTACGGCCTGACCCTGTTCATCTCCCGCTCGCGTCTCGGCCGTGCCTGCCGCGCCTGTGCGGAAGACATCAAGATGGCCAACCTGCTGGGCATCAACACCAACAACATCATCGCCCTGACCTTTGTCATCGGTGCCAGCCTGGCGGCCGTGGCCGCGGTGCTGCTGGGCATGCAATACGGGGTGATCAACCCCAACCTGGGCTTCCTCGCCGGGATCAAGGCCTTCACCGCCGCGGTACTCGGCGGCATCGGCAGCATCCCCGGCGCCATGCTCGGTGGCCTGGTGCTCGGTGTGGCCGAAGCCTTCGGTGCCGACATCTTTGGCGATCAATACAAGGACGTGGTGGCCTTCGGCCTGCTGGTCCTGGTCCTGTTGTTCCGGCCGACCGGCATTCTGGGCCGTCCGGAGGTTGAAAAAGTATGA
- the sstT gene encoding serine/threonine transporter SstT produces the protein MIHRPILQLLTRTSLVSQIIIGLVAGILLALLWPQATDEVGFLGSLFISALKAVAPILVSILVASAIANHKPGQPTHIRPILLLYLIGTLAAAIVAVIASSLWPSTLILSDVASGSTPPGGIAEVLKTLAMSAVDNPVNALLKGNFIGILAWAIGLGIAIRHGSETTRAVFGDLAEGVSLIVKVVIRFAPLGVFGLVATTFADAGLNALLGYVHLLAVLVGCMLFVALVVNPLIVFSQIRRNPYPLVFTCLRESGITAFFTRSSAANVPVNLQLAARLGLHEDTYAVSIPLGATINMAGAAITISVLTLAAAHTLGIVVDMPTAILLCVVAAVCACGASGVAGGSLLLIPLACSLFGIPSETAMQVVAIGFIIGILQDSAETALNSSTDVLFTAAACLAKEERPAS, from the coding sequence ATGATCCATCGTCCCATCCTGCAACTGCTGACCCGCACCAGTCTGGTCAGCCAGATCATCATCGGCCTGGTTGCCGGCATCCTGCTGGCCCTGCTGTGGCCGCAAGCCACCGATGAAGTCGGCTTCCTCGGCAGCCTGTTCATCTCCGCCCTGAAAGCCGTGGCGCCGATCCTGGTGTCCATCCTGGTGGCCTCGGCGATTGCCAACCACAAGCCCGGCCAACCGACCCATATCCGCCCGATCCTGCTGCTGTACCTGATCGGCACCCTGGCCGCCGCCATCGTCGCGGTGATCGCCAGCAGCCTGTGGCCATCGACTCTGATACTCAGCGATGTGGCCAGCGGCAGCACACCTCCCGGCGGCATCGCCGAAGTGCTCAAGACCCTGGCCATGAGCGCGGTGGACAACCCGGTCAATGCCCTGCTCAAAGGCAACTTCATCGGCATCCTGGCCTGGGCCATCGGCCTGGGCATTGCCATTCGCCACGGCAGCGAAACCACCCGCGCCGTATTCGGTGACCTGGCCGAAGGCGTTTCGCTGATCGTCAAAGTGGTGATCCGCTTCGCCCCGCTCGGGGTGTTCGGCCTGGTCGCCACCACCTTCGCCGATGCCGGCCTGAATGCCCTGCTCGGCTATGTCCACCTGCTGGCGGTGCTGGTCGGCTGCATGCTGTTCGTGGCGCTGGTGGTCAACCCGCTGATCGTCTTCAGCCAGATCCGCCGCAACCCCTATCCGCTGGTCTTCACCTGCCTGCGTGAAAGCGGCATCACCGCCTTCTTTACCCGCAGCTCGGCGGCCAACGTGCCGGTCAACCTGCAGCTGGCCGCACGCCTGGGCCTGCATGAAGACACCTATGCGGTGTCCATCCCGCTGGGCGCCACCATCAATATGGCCGGTGCCGCCATCACCATCAGCGTGCTGACCCTGGCCGCCGCGCACACGCTCGGCATCGTCGTCGACATGCCGACCGCCATCCTGCTCTGCGTGGTGGCTGCCGTCTGTGCCTGCGGCGCCTCGGGCGTGGCCGGTGGTTCGCTGCTGCTGATTCCGCTGGCCTGCAGCCTGTTCGGCATCCCCAGCGAGACCGCCATGCAGGTGGTGGCCATCGGTTTCATCATCGGTATCCTGCAGGACAGCGCGGAAACCGCACTGAACTCCTCCACCGACGTGCTGTTCACCGCCGCGGCCTGCCTGGCCAAGGAAGAGCGCCCGGCGAGCTGA
- a CDS encoding DUF2288 domain-containing protein — protein MTEQPSTLYAKLLGETAPITWQELQPFFARGALLWVAGALDLVEVALAVAEDDQAKVAGWLQAGLVAKVEEARAEDLLARDPQLWAVVVAPWVLIQERAEAPTVH, from the coding sequence ATGACAGAACAACCTAGCACCCTCTATGCCAAGCTGCTTGGCGAAACCGCCCCGATCACCTGGCAGGAGCTGCAACCTTTCTTTGCCCGCGGTGCCTTGCTCTGGGTCGCTGGCGCGCTGGATCTGGTGGAGGTGGCGCTGGCCGTTGCCGAAGACGATCAGGCCAAGGTAGCGGGCTGGTTGCAGGCAGGGCTGGTGGCCAAGGTCGAGGAGGCGCGTGCCGAAGACCTGTTGGCCCGTGATCCCCAGCTCTGGGCCGTGGTGGTGGCGCCCTGGGTGCTGATTCAGGAACGTGCAGAAGCGCCCACGGTGCACTGA
- a CDS encoding ATP-binding protein — MTSIRRRILALVLSLLLLGTALISLFNYLDSSHEVEEVYDAQLANTARLLQGVMHMPLPSAERSELYAAFNSALGQAGQHKAGHPYESKLAFQVWGAAGEVLVRTASAPQLSEPPRQAGFADIDLGPHQWRGFLLIDEQQGVRIWIGERDDVRQELVASIVRHTLLPNLIGSLVLAALIWWAIGWGLQPLRNMAAVIRARHADSLEPLQLQPLSSELEPMQAALNRLLAQIDQVLERERRFIADAAHEMRTPLAVLRVHVQNAIQASDEAQRNESLGFLIGGIDRATRVVNQLLTMARVEPTLAKGNWPIIDLQALTRETLAELTPWVLKQGLELSLEVAEGDYHLAADAGSIGIALQNLLTNAANFSPAHGQLKVLLSADAQTLRLSVEDQGPGIAAQELERVFERFYSRDNSQGAGLGLAIVEMIASRLGGRIHLSNLPQGGLQASLELPRHPPA; from the coding sequence ATGACCTCGATTCGCCGGCGCATCCTCGCCCTGGTGCTCAGCCTGCTGCTGCTGGGCACGGCGCTGATCTCGCTGTTCAACTACCTCGACAGTTCCCACGAGGTGGAGGAGGTTTACGACGCCCAGCTGGCCAATACCGCGCGCCTGTTACAAGGGGTGATGCACATGCCCTTGCCCAGTGCCGAGCGCAGTGAGCTGTATGCCGCCTTCAACTCGGCGCTCGGTCAGGCCGGGCAGCACAAGGCGGGGCATCCCTACGAGAGCAAGCTGGCCTTCCAGGTCTGGGGGGCGGCGGGTGAGGTGCTGGTGCGTACTGCCAGCGCCCCGCAGTTGAGCGAGCCGCCGCGCCAGGCCGGGTTTGCCGATATCGACCTGGGGCCGCACCAGTGGCGTGGCTTCCTGCTGATCGACGAGCAGCAGGGCGTGCGCATCTGGATCGGCGAGCGCGACGATGTGCGTCAGGAACTGGTGGCCAGCATCGTGCGCCACACCCTGCTACCCAATCTGATCGGCAGCCTGGTGCTGGCGGCGCTGATCTGGTGGGCGATTGGCTGGGGGCTACAGCCCCTGCGCAATATGGCCGCGGTGATTCGCGCGCGGCATGCCGACTCGCTGGAGCCGCTGCAGCTGCAACCCTTGTCCAGCGAGCTGGAGCCGATGCAGGCGGCGCTCAATCGCCTGCTGGCGCAGATCGACCAGGTGCTGGAGCGCGAGCGGCGCTTTATCGCCGATGCCGCTCACGAGATGCGCACGCCATTGGCCGTGCTGCGCGTGCATGTGCAGAACGCCATCCAGGCCAGCGATGAGGCGCAGCGCAACGAGTCGCTGGGCTTCCTGATCGGCGGTATCGACCGTGCCACCCGGGTGGTCAACCAGTTGCTGACCATGGCTCGGGTCGAACCGACGCTAGCCAAGGGCAACTGGCCGATCATCGACTTGCAGGCGCTGACCCGCGAAACCCTGGCCGAGTTGACGCCCTGGGTGCTCAAGCAGGGGCTGGAGCTGTCACTGGAAGTGGCCGAGGGCGACTATCACCTCGCGGCGGACGCAGGCTCCATCGGCATTGCCCTGCAGAACCTGCTGACCAACGCGGCGAATTTCTCGCCAGCCCATGGCCAGTTGAAAGTGCTGCTCAGCGCTGATGCCCAGACGCTGCGCTTGAGCGTCGAAGACCAGGGCCCGGGTATTGCTGCGCAAGAGCTGGAGCGGGTCTTCGAGCGCTTCTACAGCCGTGACAACAGCCAGGGCGCCGGCCTCGGTCTGGCCATCGTCGAGATGATCGCCTCGCGGCTGGGCGGGCGTATCCACCTGAGCAATCTGCCCCAGGGTGGTCTGCAAGCCAGTCTGGAACTGCCCCGTCACCCGCCGGCCTAG
- a CDS encoding hydroxypyruvate isomerase family protein codes for MKIAANLSMLFAELPLLERVQAAAAVGFDGVEIQFPYEVPAIRLKEALERAGLPLVLINLPAADLMTGGPGLAAVPARQAEFAAALQEALTYAAMVQPSCVNVLPGRLAEGVMREEALAVLVANLRKAAEAFQCLGIRVLCEAINPLDMPGFLINTPEHLDELLRAVDHPNCLAQFDLYHMARQGLDIEAGMGLLAGRIGHVQFADCPGRGEPGSGELDFLPLIGVLQAQGYGDWLGAEYKGGRLRVGSFAWLRLWQDILRYDCADGV; via the coding sequence ATGAAGATCGCGGCCAATCTGTCCATGCTGTTCGCTGAACTGCCGCTGCTCGAACGTGTTCAGGCAGCCGCAGCGGTTGGGTTCGATGGCGTGGAAATCCAGTTTCCTTATGAAGTGCCGGCCATTCGTCTCAAGGAAGCGCTGGAGCGTGCCGGTCTGCCGCTGGTGCTGATCAACCTGCCAGCCGCTGACCTGATGACTGGCGGCCCGGGGCTGGCGGCAGTGCCTGCACGCCAGGCCGAATTTGCTGCGGCGCTGCAGGAAGCATTGACCTATGCCGCCATGGTCCAGCCGAGTTGTGTCAACGTACTGCCCGGGCGACTGGCCGAGGGTGTGATGCGCGAAGAAGCCCTGGCAGTCCTGGTGGCCAATCTGCGCAAGGCTGCCGAGGCTTTTCAGTGCCTGGGCATTCGCGTGCTGTGCGAAGCGATCAATCCACTCGATATGCCGGGCTTTCTGATCAACACCCCCGAACATCTGGATGAATTGCTGCGAGCAGTCGATCACCCCAACTGCCTGGCTCAGTTCGACCTCTACCACATGGCTCGGCAGGGGCTGGATATCGAAGCAGGCATGGGTTTGCTGGCGGGGCGCATCGGTCATGTGCAGTTCGCCGACTGTCCAGGCAGAGGAGAACCGGGGAGTGGCGAGCTGGATTTCCTACCCTTGATCGGGGTATTGCAGGCCCAGGGATATGGCGACTGGTTGGGCGCCGAGTACAAGGGAGGTAGACTGCGGGTCGGGTCGTTCGCCTGGCTCAGATTATGGCAGGACATCCTTAGGTATGATTGCGCAGATGGTGTATGA
- a CDS encoding high-affinity branched-chain amino acid ABC transporter permease LivM: protein MTKNLKTAFFSALLVLAVAYPVLGLKLTTVGIQLEVHGASPAILWTIAGCAIAMFAWQLFRDRLSSAWAQVPSLPSVPASASNFLTLPSTQRWIILGLIVVGLAWPFFGSRGAVDIATLILIYVMLGLGLNIVVGLAGLLDLGYVGFYAVGAYSYALLSHYYGFGFWICLPIAGLMAAFFGFILGFPVLRLRGDYLAIVTLGFGEIIRILLRNMTELTGGPNGISNIDKPTLFGLSFERRAAEGMQTFHEYFGIAYNGINKVIFLYLIALLLVLLTLFVINRLLRMPIGRAWEALREDEIACRALGMNPTIIKLSAFTLGAAFAGFAGSFFAARQGLVTPESFTFIESAIILAIVVLGGMGSQLGIILAAVVMILLPELMREFSEYRMLMFGALMVLMMIWRPQGLLPMQRPHLELKP from the coding sequence ATGACCAAGAACCTCAAGACCGCCTTCTTCAGCGCCCTGCTGGTGCTGGCCGTGGCCTACCCGGTGCTCGGTCTGAAGCTGACCACGGTCGGCATCCAGCTGGAAGTGCATGGCGCCAGCCCGGCCATCCTCTGGACCATCGCCGGTTGCGCCATCGCCATGTTTGCCTGGCAGCTGTTCCGTGATCGCCTGTCCAGCGCCTGGGCCCAGGTGCCCAGCCTGCCGAGCGTACCGGCCAGTGCGAGCAACTTCCTGACCCTGCCCTCGACCCAGCGCTGGATCATCCTCGGCCTGATCGTCGTCGGCCTGGCCTGGCCGTTCTTCGGCAGCCGCGGCGCGGTGGACATCGCCACGCTGATCCTGATCTACGTGATGCTCGGCCTCGGCCTGAACATCGTGGTCGGCCTGGCCGGCCTGCTCGACCTGGGTTACGTCGGTTTCTACGCCGTCGGCGCCTACAGCTACGCGCTGCTATCGCATTACTACGGTTTTGGCTTCTGGATCTGCCTGCCGATCGCCGGCCTGATGGCGGCGTTCTTCGGCTTCATCCTCGGCTTCCCGGTGCTGCGTTTGCGCGGCGACTACCTGGCCATCGTCACCCTCGGTTTCGGCGAGATCATCCGCATCCTGCTGCGCAACATGACCGAGCTGACCGGCGGCCCCAACGGCATCAGCAACATCGACAAGCCGACCCTGTTCGGCCTGTCGTTCGAGCGCCGCGCGGCCGAAGGCATGCAGACCTTCCACGAGTATTTCGGCATCGCCTACAACGGCATCAACAAGGTGATCTTCCTCTACCTGATCGCCCTGCTACTGGTGCTGCTGACCCTGTTCGTGATCAACCGCCTGCTGCGCATGCCGATCGGCCGCGCCTGGGAAGCCCTGCGCGAAGATGAGATCGCCTGCCGCGCCCTGGGCATGAACCCGACCATCATCAAACTTTCGGCCTTCACCCTCGGTGCCGCCTTCGCCGGTTTCGCCGGCAGCTTCTTCGCCGCGCGCCAGGGTTTGGTCACGCCGGAGTCGTTCACCTTCATCGAGTCGGCGATCATCCTCGCCATCGTCGTGCTCGGCGGCATGGGTTCGCAGCTCGGCATCATCCTCGCTGCGGTGGTGATGATCCTGCTGCCCGAGCTGATGCGCGAGTTCAGCGAGTACCGCATGCTGATGTTCGGTGCCCTGATGGTCCTGATGATGATCTGGCGTCCGCAGGGCCTGCTGCCCATGCAACGCCCGCACCTGGAGTTGAAACCATGA
- the livG gene encoding high-affinity branched-chain amino acid ABC transporter ATP-binding protein LivG, producing the protein MSRPILEVSGLTMRFGGLLAVNNVALSVQPKQVVSMIGPNGAGKTTVFNCLTGFYQPTGGVILLDDEPVQHLPGHKIARKGVVRTFQNVRLFKEMTAVENLLVAQHRHLNTNFLAGLLKTPAFRRSEKAAMEYAAHWLEQVNLTDVANRPAGTLAYGQQRRLEIARCMMTRPRILMLDEPAAGLNPRETEDLKALIGMLRNDHDVTVLLIEHDMKLVMSISDHIYVINQGTPLANGTPEQIRNNPDVIKAYLGEA; encoded by the coding sequence ATGAGCCGGCCAATACTTGAAGTCAGCGGACTGACCATGCGCTTCGGCGGCCTGCTGGCCGTCAACAATGTCGCCCTCTCCGTTCAGCCCAAGCAAGTGGTGTCGATGATCGGCCCCAATGGTGCCGGCAAGACCACCGTGTTCAACTGCCTGACCGGTTTCTATCAGCCCACCGGCGGGGTGATCCTGCTCGACGACGAGCCGGTGCAGCACCTGCCCGGCCACAAGATCGCCCGCAAAGGCGTGGTGCGGACTTTCCAGAACGTTCGCCTGTTCAAGGAAATGACCGCGGTGGAGAACCTGCTGGTCGCCCAGCACCGCCACCTCAACACCAACTTCCTCGCCGGCCTGCTCAAGACCCCGGCCTTCCGCCGCAGCGAAAAAGCCGCGATGGAGTACGCCGCGCACTGGCTGGAACAGGTCAACCTGACCGACGTCGCCAACCGTCCGGCCGGCACCCTGGCCTACGGCCAGCAGCGTCGCCTGGAAATCGCCCGCTGCATGATGACGCGCCCGCGCATCCTCATGCTCGACGAGCCGGCGGCCGGTCTCAACCCGCGCGAGACCGAAGACCTCAAGGCGTTGATCGGCATGTTGCGCAATGACCACGATGTCACCGTGCTGCTGATCGAGCACGACATGAAGCTGGTCATGAGCATTTCCGACCACATCTACGTGATCAACCAGGGCACCCCCCTGGCCAACGGCACGCCGGAGCAAATCCGCAACAACCCGGACGTGATCAAAGCCTATCTGGGGGAAGCGTAA
- a CDS encoding NAD(P)-dependent oxidoreductase — MPVSPPVLAFAGIGLMGLPMSRRLLAAGYPLRLWNRSAEKLQDLLAQGAQAAAAPAQLCAEAEIVMLCLADTAAVREVVFGPGGIVEGARPGQLLVDFSSLEPAATRAMATELEQRTGMRWVDAPVSGGTPGAEAGSLAIMAGGRVEDIERIRPILAHLGQRLTRMGEVGAGQVTKVCNQMIVACNALVIAEVVALAEQAGVDARLLAPALAGGFADSRPLQILAPQMADSQFEPIKWHVRTLLKDLDTASKLSREQGSATPMSGLAAQLMRLHGSQGHLEHDPATLVQLYRETDA; from the coding sequence ATGCCCGTATCCCCGCCCGTTTTGGCCTTCGCCGGTATTGGCCTGATGGGGCTGCCCATGAGCCGGCGCCTGCTGGCGGCGGGTTATCCGTTGCGGCTGTGGAACCGTTCGGCGGAAAAGCTGCAGGACTTGTTGGCGCAGGGCGCGCAGGCGGCGGCTGCGCCGGCTCAGCTGTGCGCCGAGGCTGAGATTGTCATGCTCTGCCTGGCCGACACTGCGGCGGTGCGCGAGGTGGTGTTCGGCCCCGGCGGCATCGTCGAAGGCGCGCGCCCTGGCCAGCTGCTGGTCGACTTCTCTAGCCTTGAGCCTGCCGCCACGCGTGCAATGGCGACCGAGCTGGAGCAGCGCACTGGCATGCGCTGGGTCGATGCGCCGGTGTCTGGCGGTACGCCTGGCGCAGAAGCCGGCAGCCTGGCGATCATGGCGGGTGGGCGGGTCGAGGATATCGAGCGGATCCGTCCGATCCTTGCCCATCTTGGCCAGCGTCTGACGCGCATGGGCGAGGTTGGCGCCGGGCAGGTGACCAAGGTCTGCAATCAGATGATCGTCGCCTGCAATGCCCTGGTGATCGCCGAGGTGGTGGCTCTGGCCGAGCAGGCCGGAGTCGATGCTCGTCTGCTGGCTCCGGCACTGGCCGGCGGCTTTGCCGATTCCAGGCCGCTGCAGATCCTGGCGCCACAGATGGCAGACAGCCAGTTCGAGCCGATCAAGTGGCATGTGCGCACCCTGCTCAAGGATCTCGATACGGCCAGCAAACTGTCCCGCGAGCAGGGCAGTGCTACGCCCATGAGCGGCCTGGCGGCCCAGTTGATGCGCTTGCATGGTAGTCAGGGACATCTTGAGCATGATCCCGCCACGCTGGTGCAGCTCTATCGCGAGACGGATGCATGA
- a CDS encoding ABC transporter ATP-binding protein: MLSFHNVSTFYGKIQALHDVSIEVQQGEIVTLIGANGAGKSTLLMTLCGSPRAASGSIRFMGEELVGQDSCDIMRKSIAVVPEGRRVFARLTVEENLAMGGFFGSKGDNQEQMDKVLQLFPRLQERFAQRAGTMSGGEQQMLAIGRALMSKPKLLLLDEPSLGLAPIIIQQIFDIVEQLRRDGVTVFLVEQNANQALRLADRAYVLENGRIVMQGSGADLLVDPKVRDAYLGG; this comes from the coding sequence ATGCTCAGTTTCCATAACGTCTCCACCTTCTACGGCAAGATCCAGGCCCTGCACGACGTCAGCATCGAAGTGCAGCAAGGCGAGATCGTCACTCTTATCGGCGCCAACGGTGCCGGCAAGTCGACCCTGCTGATGACCCTGTGCGGTTCGCCGCGCGCGGCCAGTGGCAGCATCCGCTTCATGGGCGAGGAACTGGTCGGCCAGGACTCCTGCGACATCATGCGCAAGAGCATCGCCGTGGTCCCGGAAGGCCGCCGCGTGTTCGCCCGCCTGACCGTGGAAGAAAACCTGGCCATGGGCGGTTTCTTCGGCAGCAAGGGCGACAACCAGGAGCAGATGGACAAGGTCCTGCAGCTATTCCCGCGCCTGCAGGAGCGCTTCGCCCAGCGCGCCGGCACCATGTCCGGTGGCGAACAGCAGATGCTTGCCATCGGCCGTGCACTGATGAGCAAGCCCAAGCTGCTGCTGCTCGACGAGCCGTCGCTGGGCCTGGCGCCGATCATCATTCAGCAGATCTTCGACATCGTCGAACAGCTGCGCCGGGATGGCGTGACCGTGTTCCTGGTCGAGCAGAACGCCAACCAGGCGCTCAGGCTGGCCGACCGTGCTTATGTACTGGAGAACGGTCGCATCGTCATGCAGGGCAGCGGCGCCGACCTGCTGGTCGACCCGAAAGTGCGCGACGCCTACCTCGGCGGTTGA
- a CDS encoding DUF5629 family protein, with product MTTPNLLTQLQHADMLLIDGLHAWQFELVDEASGEQVQLRVECMDGRERRVWSFSAAAIAAASQGAAGDSWQLAAGEASHELIILSGVTASNDDDDEAANDDAVVD from the coding sequence ATGACCACGCCCAACCTGCTGACCCAACTGCAACACGCCGACATGCTGCTGATTGATGGCCTGCATGCCTGGCAGTTCGAACTTGTCGACGAGGCCAGCGGCGAGCAAGTGCAGCTGCGTGTGGAGTGCATGGATGGCCGCGAGCGCCGCGTGTGGAGCTTCAGCGCCGCTGCCATCGCTGCTGCCAGCCAGGGCGCGGCAGGTGACAGCTGGCAGCTCGCGGCTGGCGAGGCGAGCCACGAGCTGATTATTCTTAGTGGCGTCACTGCCAGCAATGACGATGACGACGAGGCGGCCAACGACGACGCAGTCGTCGACTGA